A DNA window from Labrus mixtus chromosome 4, fLabMix1.1, whole genome shotgun sequence contains the following coding sequences:
- the ankrd34c gene encoding ankyrin repeat domain-containing protein 34C: protein MMMADILELRTDGNSLLKAVWLRRLRLTRLLLEGGAYINESNERGETPLMVACMSTHSDQQSVSKSKLVKYLLENQADPNIQDKAGRTSLMHACIHKAGREVVDHLLSNGADPSLEDRSGASALVYAINADDKETLKRLLDACKAKGKEVIIITTDKSASGTKTTKQYLNVPPSPELDEKSSPAYCTSPSDIDVTASPAQTNTVFSFQTKLKTSTSASKLSNGPTSPTRKPANPKRARLPQLKRLQSEPWGLIAPSVLAAAAAAAAAAHEESRKASSDEDVVAGVNGLHLSKRSALSRQSSVDGKESFFPLVGEQACKMKTSLSVPLTSKASYERSLCQHQPLARRSTVPTEQEGLSTCCSSGLVTLRDTMHRRRLGNDHYDSDSQLYSDSAMSDSPKVPLERRKLNTSPLALLNSSRESLDSNASPSSPSMAHRRAPGLLERRGSGTLLLDHISHTRPGHLPPLNVNPNPPIPDIGANSKPSSPMASGIRSIAPVAPNTPKRGGLKSKKKLVRRHSMQVEQMKQLSDFEELAH, encoded by the coding sequence ATGATGATGGCGGACATACTGGAGCTGCGGACAGATGGAAACTCACTCCTGAAGGCAGTGTGGCTCAGGCGCCTGAGACTCACCCGGCTCCTGTTGGAAGGGGGCGCGTACATCAACGAGAGCAACGAGCGCGGGGAGACGCCCCTCATGGTGGCCTGCATGTCCACGCACAGCGACCAGCAGAGCGTGAGCAAGTCCAAGCTCGTGAAGTATCTGCTGGAGAACCAAGCCGACCCGAACATACAGGACAAAGCGGGCAGGACGTCCCTGATGCACGCCTGCATCCACAAGGCGGGCCGCGAGGTGGTGGATCACCTGCTGAGCAATGGGGCGGATCCCAGTCTGGAGGACAGGAGCGGGGCCTCCGCCTTAGTCTACGCCATCAACGCGGACGACAAGGAGACACTAAAGCGGCTCCTGGACGCGTGCAAAGCAAAAGGCAAGgaggtcatcatcatcaccacggACAAGTCGGCGTCCGGCACCAAAACCACCAAACAGTACCTGAATGTCCCCCCATCGCCGGAGCTGGACGAGAAGTCCTCCCCGGCGTACTGCACCTCTCCGTCGGACATCGATGTCACCGCCTCTCCTGCGCAAACCAACACAGTCTTCAGTTTCCAGACGAAGCTGAAAACCTCCACCTCGGCCTCCAAACTCTCCAACGGGCCCACGTCTCCAACGCGCAAGCCGGCGAACCCGAAGCGGGCCCGCCTGCCTCAGCTGAAGAGGTTGCAGTCGGAGCCTTGGGGGCTGATCGCTCCGTCTGTCCtggctgccgctgctgctgctgctgcggccgcCCATGAGGAGAGCAGGAAAGCCAGCTCGGATGAGGATGTTGTAGCAGGGGTTAACGGACTCCACCTGAGCAAAAGGTCAGCGTTGTCTCGGCAGAGCAGCGTGGACGGGAAGGAGAGCTTCTTCCCACTGGTGGGCGAGCAAGCCTGCAAAATGAAAACCTCACTGTCTGTTCCTCTGACGTCCAAAGCATCATATGAGAGATCCCTGTGCCAGCACCAACCGCTGGCACGGCGCAGCACTGTGCCAACGGAGCAGGAGGGCCTCAGCACCTGCTGCAGCAGCGGCCTCGTCACTCTCAGAGACACGATGCACAGGAGACGCCTCGGGAACGATCACTACGACTCAGACTCGCAGCTCTACTCGGACTCTGCCATGTCGGACTCACCTAAGGTGCCATTGGAGCGCAGGAAACTGAACACCTCTCCGCTGGCGTTGCTGAACAGCTCCAGAGAGTCTCTGGACAGCAACGCCAGCCCGTCCTCTCCGAGCATGGCGCACAGGCGGGCGCCGGGCCTCCTGGAGAGGAGGGGCTCGGGCACGCTGCTGCTGGACCACATCTCCCACACCAGGCCCGGCCACCTGCCCCCACTCAACGTCAACCCCAACCCCCCAATTCCGGACATAGGGGCGAATAGCAAgccctcctcgcccatggcctcGGGTATTAGATCGATAGCTCCTGTAGCACCGAACACACCAAAGAGAGGCGGCCTGAAGTCCAAAAAGAAACTCGTGAGAAGGCACTCTATGCAAGTGGAGCAGATGAAGCAGCTCTCTGATTTTGAAGAGCTGGCTCATTAG
- the LOC132972410 gene encoding retinol dehydrogenase 13-like isoform X2 gives MAGGVCHSKARLDGKTVLITGGNTGIGKETAVDMARRGARVILACRDMDRANNAAEDVKKRSGSVNVVVKKLDLASLQSVRQLAEDVLASEERLDVLINNAGVMRCPKWQTEDGFEMQLGVNHLGHFLLTHCLLDLLKKSAPSRIVNVSSLAHERGQIYFDDIHQEKDYRPWKSYSQSKLANVLFTKELSNRLQGTGVNTYSLHPGVIRTELGRHFWPAMPLWKRVVYTPLMFFIKSPAEGAQTTIYCAVEESLQNQSGLYYSDCAPKTAAPQGRDDEAAKKLWDLSASMVGLTKS, from the exons ATGGCAGGTGGAGTTTGTCACAGCAAAGCCCGATTGGACGGAAAAACCGTCTTGATCACCGGAGGAAACACAGGGATTGGCAAAGAAACGGCCGTTGACATGGCTCGAAGAG GCGCCCGGGTCATTCTGGCCTGCAGAGACATGGACCGAGCTAATAACGCCGCAGAAGACGTGAAGAAGAGGAGTGGCAGTGTCAATGTCGTTGTTAAAAAGTTGGACTTGGCGTCTCTCCAATCAGTGCGGCAGTTAGCTGAAGACGTTCTAGCGAGTGAAGAGAGGCTGGACGTTCTCATCAATAACGCAG gtGTTATGAGGTGTCCAAAATGGCAAACCGAAGATGGCTTTGAAATGCAGCTCGGTGTGAACCACCTGGGCCACTTCCTATTAACGCACTGCCTGTTGGATCTCCTGAAGAAGTCAGCCCCGAGCCGCATTGTCAACGTCTCCAGTCTAGCTCATGAAAGAG GTCAAATCTATTTTGATGACATACACCAGGAGAAAGATTACCGCCCTTGGAAAAGCTATTCACAAAGTAAACTGGCCAATGTTCTCTTCACAAAGGAGCTGTCCAACAGGCTACAAG GCACAGGGGTTAATACTTACAGCCTTCACCCTGGAGTGATCCGGACTGAGCTGGGGCGACACTTCTGGCCCGCGATGCCCCTGTGGAAGAGAGTTGTGTACACACCGCTCATGTTCTTCATCAAGTCCCCAGCAGAGGGGGCTCAAACCACCATTTACTGTGCCGTGGAGGAGAGCCTGCAGAATCAAAGTGGACTCTACTACAG CGACTGCGCCCCTAAAACAGCGGCCCCTCAGGGTCGGGATGACGAAGCTGCCAAGAAGCTGTGGGATCTGAGTGCCTCCATGGTTGGTCTGACAAAATCATAG
- the LOC132972410 gene encoding retinol dehydrogenase 11-like isoform X1 — protein sequence MMQTFTAIRSFVFHYPKTIALVTVTGVGLFGAKKWMAGGVCHSKARLDGKTVLITGGNTGIGKETAVDMARRGARVILACRDMDRANNAAEDVKKRSGSVNVVVKKLDLASLQSVRQLAEDVLASEERLDVLINNAGVMRCPKWQTEDGFEMQLGVNHLGHFLLTHCLLDLLKKSAPSRIVNVSSLAHERGQIYFDDIHQEKDYRPWKSYSQSKLANVLFTKELSNRLQGTGVNTYSLHPGVIRTELGRHFWPAMPLWKRVVYTPLMFFIKSPAEGAQTTIYCAVEESLQNQSGLYYSDCAPKTAAPQGRDDEAAKKLWDLSASMVGLTKS from the exons ATGATGCAGACCTTCACAGCCATAAGATCCTTTGTTTTCCACTATCCTAAAACTATTGCTCTGGTCACAGTTACAG GAGTGGGGCTTTTTGGAGCAAAGAAATGGATGGCAGGTGGAGTTTGTCACAGCAAAGCCCGATTGGACGGAAAAACCGTCTTGATCACCGGAGGAAACACAGGGATTGGCAAAGAAACGGCCGTTGACATGGCTCGAAGAG GCGCCCGGGTCATTCTGGCCTGCAGAGACATGGACCGAGCTAATAACGCCGCAGAAGACGTGAAGAAGAGGAGTGGCAGTGTCAATGTCGTTGTTAAAAAGTTGGACTTGGCGTCTCTCCAATCAGTGCGGCAGTTAGCTGAAGACGTTCTAGCGAGTGAAGAGAGGCTGGACGTTCTCATCAATAACGCAG gtGTTATGAGGTGTCCAAAATGGCAAACCGAAGATGGCTTTGAAATGCAGCTCGGTGTGAACCACCTGGGCCACTTCCTATTAACGCACTGCCTGTTGGATCTCCTGAAGAAGTCAGCCCCGAGCCGCATTGTCAACGTCTCCAGTCTAGCTCATGAAAGAG GTCAAATCTATTTTGATGACATACACCAGGAGAAAGATTACCGCCCTTGGAAAAGCTATTCACAAAGTAAACTGGCCAATGTTCTCTTCACAAAGGAGCTGTCCAACAGGCTACAAG GCACAGGGGTTAATACTTACAGCCTTCACCCTGGAGTGATCCGGACTGAGCTGGGGCGACACTTCTGGCCCGCGATGCCCCTGTGGAAGAGAGTTGTGTACACACCGCTCATGTTCTTCATCAAGTCCCCAGCAGAGGGGGCTCAAACCACCATTTACTGTGCCGTGGAGGAGAGCCTGCAGAATCAAAGTGGACTCTACTACAG CGACTGCGCCCCTAAAACAGCGGCCCCTCAGGGTCGGGATGACGAAGCTGCCAAGAAGCTGTGGGATCTGAGTGCCTCCATGGTTGGTCTGACAAAATCATAG